The following proteins are co-located in the uncultured Draconibacterium sp. genome:
- a CDS encoding AAA family ATPase, translating into MDSIDWDARLICIKGFRGVGKTAFLLDYIKEKFPESNEILYLNLNNFYFTKRKISSFADEFAKRGGKVLVLDQIQKYPEWSEDLRKCIDEIPEIKIIFTSSPVLRIGEGNPDLDGIASIYHLEGLSFREYLNHQAGSNFRTYTFEEIIKNHVEIAQEVIAEVRPLAYFDDYLKHGYFPYYMDDPNFYINKLLKNINLALEIDVPYINQIEFKYLTKLRKLLHIIASETPFTPNVSKLASSVETSRATIMNYLKYLKNAKLINLLYSNGGGSDDQLKKPDMVYMQNTNLLHAIAPNNNEKSTVRQTFFYNQVSYKCAVASSPKADFCVNGKYKFFVGGRKLEPAKDIYAASDVIELGEGNKIPLWLFGFLY; encoded by the coding sequence ATGGATAGTATTGACTGGGATGCGCGACTGATTTGTATTAAAGGATTCCGTGGCGTTGGAAAGACTGCATTTTTGCTCGATTACATAAAGGAAAAATTTCCGGAAAGCAACGAAATACTCTATCTCAATTTAAATAATTTCTATTTCACAAAACGCAAAATAAGTTCGTTTGCTGATGAATTTGCCAAACGTGGAGGAAAAGTTCTTGTTCTCGACCAAATACAGAAATATCCTGAATGGTCGGAAGACCTGCGAAAATGCATCGACGAAATTCCGGAAATTAAAATAATATTCACTTCTTCACCTGTATTACGTATTGGCGAAGGAAATCCTGACCTGGATGGAATAGCAAGCATTTACCACCTCGAAGGACTTTCGTTCAGAGAATATTTAAATCACCAGGCCGGAAGTAATTTTAGAACATACACTTTCGAAGAAATTATTAAAAACCATGTGGAAATTGCCCAGGAAGTTATTGCTGAGGTTCGCCCGCTGGCCTATTTCGACGATTACCTGAAACACGGTTATTTTCCATATTACATGGACGATCCGAATTTCTACATAAACAAATTACTGAAGAACATTAACCTGGCTCTGGAAATTGATGTTCCTTACATTAATCAGATTGAATTTAAATACCTAACAAAACTCAGAAAGCTGTTGCACATTATAGCTTCCGAAACGCCTTTTACACCAAATGTTAGTAAATTAGCAAGTTCGGTTGAAACATCGCGTGCTACAATAATGAATTACCTGAAGTATTTAAAAAATGCAAAGCTGATAAACTTGTTGTATTCCAACGGTGGCGGTAGCGATGACCAACTTAAAAAGCCGGACATGGTTTATATGCAAAACACAAATTTGTTACACGCAATTGCACCAAATAACAACGAAAAGAGTACGGTTCGTCAAACATTTTTTTACAATCAGGTTAGTTATAAATGTGCAGTGGCCAGTTCGCCAAAAGCCGATTTTTGTGTGAATGGGAAATACAAATTTTTTGTTGGCGGACGTAAATTAGAGCCTGCAAAAGATATTTACGCCGCTTCAGACGTAATTGAACTCGGAGAAGGGAATAAAATTCCGTTGTGGTTATTTGGCTTTTTATACTAG
- the rsxA gene encoding electron transport complex subunit RsxA: protein MNYLVIVIGAILVNNIVLMQFLGICPFLGVSKKVSTGIGMTGAVAFVMILATIVTYLIQNYILETFGLAYLQTIVFILIIAALVQMVEIILKKVSPPLYQALGIFLPLITTNCAILGVAILTVQKEFNLLEGVIFATSNAIGFGLALVIFSGIREHLDLQNVPKGLKGTPIALIAAGILAMAFMGFSGLV, encoded by the coding sequence ATGAACTATTTAGTAATTGTAATAGGCGCCATATTAGTAAACAACATTGTTTTAATGCAATTTTTGGGAATCTGCCCTTTTCTGGGTGTTTCCAAAAAGGTTTCTACAGGAATTGGAATGACCGGCGCAGTTGCCTTCGTAATGATTTTGGCAACCATTGTAACCTACCTCATTCAAAATTACATTCTCGAAACATTTGGGCTGGCTTATCTGCAAACCATCGTTTTTATTCTGATTATTGCAGCCCTGGTACAAATGGTTGAGATCATTCTTAAAAAAGTAAGTCCTCCACTTTACCAGGCACTAGGAATATTTTTACCACTTATTACAACCAACTGTGCCATTTTAGGTGTTGCCATTTTAACCGTTCAAAAAGAATTTAATCTTTTGGAAGGAGTAATTTTTGCAACGTCAAATGCAATTGGTTTTGGACTTGCACTGGTTATATTCTCGGGTATTCGCGAACACCTCGATTTACAAAATGTGCCAAAAGGATTAAAAGGCACTCCTATTGCTTTAATTGCTGCAGGCATTCTGGCAATGGCATTTATGGGATTCTCGGGATTAGTTTAA
- a CDS encoding electron transport complex subunit E, producing MNQWKNFSKGFLKENPVFVLLLGMCPTLGVTSSAINGLGMGLATTFVLFMSNMVISMVKGFIPDKVRIPSFIVIIAAFVTVVQLAMQAYLPSLFKSLGLFIPLIVVNCIVLGRAEAFASKNNVISSGIDGLGIGLGFSFALTLLGGIREILGSGKFFDMTIYPENYVTLVFVLSPGAFLVLGYLIALINRMKKN from the coding sequence ATGAATCAGTGGAAAAATTTTTCTAAAGGATTTTTAAAAGAAAACCCGGTATTTGTTCTGCTTTTAGGAATGTGTCCTACTTTAGGAGTTACCTCATCGGCAATTAACGGCCTCGGAATGGGTCTGGCAACAACGTTCGTGTTGTTTATGTCGAATATGGTAATTTCAATGGTAAAAGGTTTTATTCCGGATAAAGTACGTATTCCTAGTTTTATTGTAATTATAGCAGCTTTTGTAACCGTGGTTCAGCTTGCCATGCAAGCCTATTTGCCATCCTTGTTTAAAAGCCTCGGATTATTTATCCCGCTTATTGTAGTAAACTGTATTGTATTGGGACGAGCTGAAGCATTTGCATCGAAAAACAATGTAATTTCTTCGGGTATTGACGGACTGGGAATTGGACTGGGATTCAGTTTTGCACTGACTTTACTGGGTGGTATTCGTGAAATACTGGGCAGCGGAAAATTTTTCGACATGACCATTTACCCCGAAAACTATGTTACGCTGGTGTTTGTGCTTTCTCCTGGTGCATTCCTTGTACTGGGCTATTTAATTGCATTAATCAACCGGATGAAAAAAAATTAG
- a CDS encoding RnfABCDGE type electron transport complex subunit G produces MAKVESNFINMVATLVVVTGVAAAILGFVYDATKGPIEAAKLKAQTEAITQVLPEFDELGESFKTLAEEGGDSLEFFPAYKGGELVGTAIKTYTKKGFSGFFSIMAGIDKDGNFSGYSVLEHAETPGLGSKMAEWFKNPDPAKSKQNVIGKNPSTTKFKVTKDGGEIDAITASTITSRAFLDALNRAYTTYSKNDATSGTAGN; encoded by the coding sequence ATGGCAAAAGTTGAATCGAATTTTATAAACATGGTGGCTACACTGGTTGTAGTAACCGGAGTTGCAGCTGCAATACTTGGTTTTGTTTACGACGCAACCAAAGGGCCAATTGAGGCTGCAAAATTAAAAGCACAAACTGAAGCGATTACCCAGGTTCTTCCTGAATTTGATGAATTGGGCGAATCGTTTAAAACTCTCGCAGAAGAAGGTGGCGACAGTCTCGAATTTTTTCCGGCATACAAAGGCGGAGAACTGGTAGGTACTGCAATAAAAACATATACTAAAAAAGGATTTAGCGGTTTCTTTTCAATAATGGCCGGAATCGATAAAGATGGTAACTTTTCAGGATACTCGGTATTGGAACATGCCGAAACACCTGGTTTGGGATCGAAAATGGCAGAGTGGTTTAAAAATCCCGATCCGGCAAAAAGCAAGCAAAACGTTATTGGAAAAAATCCTTCAACTACCAAGTTTAAGGTAACAAAAGATGGTGGCGAAATTGATGCAATAACTGCGTCAACCATAACTTCCCGTGCCTTTTTGGATGCGCTAAATCGCGCTTATACTACTTACAGTAAAAACGACGCAACTTCCGGAACAGCCGGAAACTAA
- a CDS encoding RnfABCDGE type electron transport complex subunit D: MVSGIFWIIDPEMYINPLIHMFTGGLMLGAIFMATDMVTSPMTGKGQLIYGVGIGLITVSIRMFGAYPEGISFAILIMNAVTPLLNMYIKPKRFGGK, translated from the coding sequence GTGGTTTCAGGTATATTCTGGATAATTGATCCTGAAATGTATATTAATCCACTCATTCATATGTTTACCGGAGGTTTAATGCTTGGCGCTATTTTTATGGCTACCGACATGGTAACTTCTCCAATGACCGGAAAAGGACAACTGATTTATGGTGTTGGAATTGGTTTGATCACCGTGAGTATTCGAATGTTTGGCGCTTACCCTGAAGGAATTTCGTTTGCAATTTTAATAATGAATGCCGTTACTCCTTTGCTGAACATGTATATTAAACCTAAACGATTCGGAGGAAAATAG
- a CDS encoding RnfABCDGE type electron transport complex subunit D yields MSKLLTVSPSPHVHSSDSTQKIMLRVVYAMIPAMAWGIYMFGLDAVRVGLIAIISCLAIEYVIQKYLMKVNPTITDGSALITGILLAFNVPSNIPWWIIVIGAIAAMGVGKLSFGGLGSNIFNPALVGRVFLLISFPVQMTSWPVSRFAEVDTVTAATPLGLIKEGIANGIPVSEIQGLPQISDMLLGTSGGSLGEISALLLILGGLYMIWKKSNYLANSGFYHINRTGGFRYILDN; encoded by the coding sequence ATGAGTAAATTATTAACAGTTTCACCGTCGCCACACGTTCATTCCAGCGACTCAACCCAAAAGATCATGCTTCGGGTTGTTTATGCAATGATACCGGCAATGGCGTGGGGAATTTACATGTTCGGGCTGGATGCCGTGCGTGTTGGATTAATAGCAATTATTTCCTGTCTGGCCATTGAATATGTAATACAGAAATACCTGATGAAGGTAAATCCAACAATTACAGATGGATCGGCATTGATTACAGGAATTTTACTGGCCTTTAATGTTCCGTCGAACATTCCATGGTGGATTATTGTAATTGGAGCTATTGCTGCCATGGGAGTAGGTAAACTTTCGTTTGGAGGTTTGGGAAGCAACATTTTTAATCCGGCTTTGGTTGGCAGGGTATTTCTGTTGATTTCATTTCCTGTACAAATGACCTCGTGGCCGGTTAGCAGATTCGCAGAAGTTGATACAGTTACAGCTGCAACACCACTCGGATTAATTAAAGAAGGAATTGCCAACGGTATTCCGGTTTCGGAAATACAGGGATTGCCTCAGATTAGTGATATGTTACTGGGAACAAGTGGAGGTTCGCTTGGCGAGATTTCGGCGCTACTGCTTATTCTTGGCGGACTTTATATGATCTGGAAAAAAAGTAATTACCTGGCAAATTCCGGTTTCTATCATATTAACCGTACTGGTGGTTTCAGGTATATTCTGGATAATTGA
- the rsxC gene encoding electron transport complex subunit RsxC produces MLKTFKLGGVHPPENKLSKDKTIEVLPLPKTVFIPVAQHIGAPAAPVVKKGDEVKVGQIIAKSSSFVSTNIHSSVSGKVKKVDFSADSSGYPKQGIFIDVEGDEWLEEIDRSLDLVKEVSNDGAEIIKKIQEAGVVGLGGATFPTHVKLVPPKGMKAEVLLINGVECEPYLTSDHRLMLEKTEEILVGTQLLMKAMNVDKAVIGIENNKPDAIKLLNEKCKAYQGVSVVALKVQYPQGGEKQLINAVTGKEVPSGGLPIAVGAVVSNVGTAFAVYEAIQKNKPLVERVVTVTGKGVEKPSNFMVRIGTATTELVEAAGGLPENTGKIISGGPMMGRAIRTLDVPVTKGTSGILLMKEEEANRGECISCIRCSRCTSVCPMGLEPYLLMTLGEKQIFDRAENERIMDCIECGSCSYTCPSNRPLLDYIRFGKGKVGAIMRSRKK; encoded by the coding sequence ATGTTAAAAACGTTCAAACTTGGCGGAGTACATCCTCCCGAAAATAAATTATCGAAAGATAAAACGATTGAAGTCCTGCCACTTCCAAAAACAGTATTTATTCCGGTAGCTCAGCACATTGGTGCTCCAGCAGCGCCGGTAGTAAAAAAAGGCGACGAAGTAAAAGTAGGACAGATAATTGCCAAAAGCAGCAGTTTTGTTTCAACAAACATTCACTCTTCTGTTTCAGGAAAAGTGAAAAAAGTTGATTTCTCGGCCGACAGTTCAGGTTATCCGAAACAAGGTATTTTTATCGATGTGGAAGGTGACGAGTGGCTGGAAGAAATTGACCGCTCGCTTGATTTGGTTAAAGAAGTTTCAAATGATGGTGCCGAAATCATTAAAAAGATTCAGGAAGCCGGAGTTGTTGGTTTGGGAGGTGCAACTTTTCCAACACATGTAAAACTTGTTCCGCCAAAAGGAATGAAAGCAGAAGTGCTTTTAATTAATGGCGTTGAGTGCGAACCTTACCTCACTTCCGATCATCGTCTGATGTTGGAAAAAACAGAAGAAATTCTGGTGGGAACTCAGCTTTTAATGAAAGCCATGAATGTGGATAAAGCCGTAATTGGCATTGAAAACAACAAACCCGACGCGATTAAATTACTGAACGAAAAATGCAAAGCGTATCAGGGCGTAAGTGTTGTGGCTTTAAAAGTTCAGTATCCGCAGGGAGGTGAAAAACAACTGATAAATGCCGTTACCGGAAAAGAAGTTCCTTCGGGCGGATTACCAATTGCCGTAGGTGCAGTGGTTAGTAACGTAGGTACTGCATTTGCAGTTTACGAAGCAATCCAAAAAAATAAACCATTGGTTGAACGCGTAGTTACCGTAACCGGTAAAGGTGTTGAAAAACCATCGAATTTTATGGTTCGGATTGGTACTGCAACCACCGAATTGGTTGAAGCGGCTGGTGGTTTGCCCGAGAACACCGGAAAAATTATCAGCGGTGGACCAATGATGGGACGTGCCATCCGTACACTTGATGTTCCGGTTACAAAAGGTACTTCCGGAATTCTTTTAATGAAAGAAGAAGAAGCCAACCGCGGCGAATGCATCAGCTGTATACGTTGCTCGCGTTGTACATCGGTTTGTCCAATGGGACTGGAACCTTATCTTTTAATGACACTTGGAGAAAAACAAATATTCGACCGGGCAGAAAACGAGCGAATAATGGATTGTATAGAATGTGGTTCGTGCAGTTACACCTGCCCGTCAAATCGTCCACTACTCGATTACATACGTTTTGGAAAAGGGAAAGTGGGTGCCATAATGCGTTCCAGAAAAAAATAG
- a CDS encoding Fe-S cluster domain-containing protein, with protein sequence MSITVVYTIVTLAVIGAAAAVILYFVAQKFKVHEDPRIDEVDEALPGANCGGCGFAGCRAFAEACVKASNLGDLNCPVGGNDTMNNVASLLGLEAVKKDPRVAYIRCNGTCDNRPKTSNFDGATTCSIASSVYSGESDCQFGCLGFGDCVTACDFDAIDLRSELGVPQIIDDKCVACGACVDACPKGLIELRKKMPKNRKVVVSCRNTEKGGVARKACSVACIGCGKCMKECPFDAITVENNLAFIDSDKCKLCRKCVAVCPTNAIIEENFPPRKVKPEVEKESSTAK encoded by the coding sequence ATGAGCATCACTGTTGTATATACCATTGTCACCCTGGCAGTAATTGGAGCAGCCGCAGCTGTTATCCTTTACTTTGTGGCACAGAAATTCAAAGTTCATGAAGATCCGCGTATCGACGAGGTAGATGAAGCTCTTCCTGGAGCCAATTGCGGAGGTTGTGGTTTTGCCGGTTGCCGTGCTTTTGCCGAAGCCTGTGTAAAAGCCAGCAATCTTGGCGATTTAAACTGCCCCGTGGGTGGAAACGATACCATGAACAATGTTGCTTCCTTACTTGGTTTGGAAGCCGTTAAAAAAGATCCGAGAGTAGCTTACATTCGTTGTAACGGAACCTGCGACAATCGTCCTAAAACCAGTAATTTCGATGGAGCTACAACTTGCTCTATTGCATCTTCGGTGTACAGTGGCGAATCCGATTGCCAGTTTGGCTGTTTGGGTTTTGGCGACTGTGTAACAGCCTGCGATTTCGACGCCATTGATCTTCGCTCTGAATTGGGAGTTCCTCAAATTATCGACGATAAATGTGTGGCCTGTGGAGCCTGTGTTGATGCTTGTCCGAAAGGCTTAATTGAGCTACGTAAAAAAATGCCTAAAAACCGTAAAGTAGTGGTTTCGTGCCGCAACACGGAAAAAGGTGGTGTGGCTCGAAAAGCCTGTAGTGTGGCTTGTATTGGTTGCGGAAAATGTATGAAAGAATGTCCGTTTGATGCCATTACCGTTGAAAACAATCTTGCATTTATCGATTCAGACAAATGTAAATTGTGCCGCAAATGTGTTGCTGTTTGTCCAACAAACGCAATTATTGAGGAAAACTTTCCACCCAGGAAAGTAAAACCAGAAGTTGAAAAAGAAAGTAGTACAGCTAAATAA
- a CDS encoding SoxR reducing system RseC family protein gives MGFVTEVKGTSLLVNIVSQSACSTCHAQGACTVSDFQDKVIEINDVSGEYKVGQQVNVVFKQSKGFAAVIWGYVIPFFLVLGTLIVALEITGNELYAGLASLLVLIPYYITLYFFRHLLKKVFKFELEEIV, from the coding sequence ATGGGCTTTGTAACCGAAGTAAAAGGCACTTCGTTACTGGTGAACATCGTAAGTCAATCGGCATGTTCAACATGTCATGCACAAGGTGCCTGCACCGTATCCGACTTTCAGGATAAAGTGATTGAAATAAACGATGTAAGCGGAGAATACAAGGTTGGACAACAGGTAAATGTTGTTTTTAAACAATCGAAAGGTTTTGCCGCAGTCATCTGGGGATATGTTATTCCGTTTTTTCTGGTACTGGGAACGCTGATTGTTGCTCTTGAAATTACCGGCAACGAACTCTACGCGGGCCTTGCATCATTACTTGTGCTAATTCCCTATTATATAACATTATATTTTTTTCGACATCTTTTAAAAAAAGTGTTCAAATTCGAACTTGAAGAAATTGTTTAA
- a CDS encoding monovalent cation:proton antiporter-2 (CPA2) family protein, producing the protein MHNQDFFLNALIYLGASVISVPIAKKLGLGSVLGYLLAGILIGPFVLGLVGTEAGEVMHFAEFGVVLMLFIIGLELEPALLWKMRRSIFGLGGMQVIITAVIIGLVASFLNFQIHRAIAIGLILALSSTAIVLQTLSEKGLMRNIAGRSAFSVLLFQDMAVIPILAVIPLLATLGLPANLSESALNNITGVPALPGWLQLLIIIGAMTTIVIIGRFAAQHIFRLVAETGLHEVFVALALLLVIGIALAMDAIGLSPALGTFIAGVVLADSEYRHELETTIDPFKGLLLGLFFISVGASINFQLFVSKPLIIIQFVVLLILIKFIVLLILGRAFKLKKGYEFLFAFLLAQSSEFSFVLISFSKQNQLFDEETASILLLIVTLSMAISPLLLIFNDKMVSPILARWQNKLEYDEIEEEENPVILAGFGRFGLAIGRILLANGFKVTILDSNPSNVETLRKYGFKLYYGDVTRPQLLEKAGIKNARMLILSMAEHDNALKVAKYVREKYPEVKILARARDIFHTFEYYTINVKSVRREMFDSASELGEQALAELGYSKYEAYRATRTFKHHEEQITQELYKHWLEDSGKFIQETRRFSEQVSDTLQAEKNYSIHDTDCAWDVDSIKEEARSESNK; encoded by the coding sequence ATGCATAATCAGGATTTCTTTTTAAACGCTTTAATCTATCTGGGAGCTTCGGTTATATCTGTTCCTATCGCAAAAAAACTGGGGCTTGGCTCAGTATTGGGCTACTTGCTGGCCGGAATTTTAATTGGCCCTTTTGTTTTGGGTTTGGTTGGAACCGAAGCCGGTGAAGTAATGCATTTTGCCGAATTTGGTGTTGTTCTGATGCTGTTTATTATTGGATTGGAGCTGGAACCTGCCTTACTCTGGAAAATGCGACGATCGATTTTTGGGCTTGGTGGCATGCAGGTAATTATTACAGCTGTGATTATTGGACTGGTGGCTTCGTTTTTAAATTTCCAGATTCACCGGGCCATTGCCATTGGACTCATTCTGGCACTTTCATCCACAGCAATCGTATTGCAAACCTTAAGCGAAAAAGGTTTAATGCGCAACATTGCAGGACGTTCTGCCTTTTCGGTTCTTTTGTTTCAGGATATGGCCGTTATCCCCATTTTAGCCGTTATTCCTTTACTCGCAACACTCGGCCTTCCTGCCAACTTATCAGAAAGTGCTTTGAATAACATTACGGGCGTTCCGGCCTTGCCGGGCTGGTTGCAATTGTTAATTATTATTGGTGCCATGACTACAATCGTTATTATTGGCCGTTTTGCGGCGCAACACATTTTTCGTCTGGTTGCCGAAACCGGATTACACGAGGTGTTTGTTGCCCTGGCACTTTTACTGGTAATTGGAATTGCACTGGCGATGGATGCAATTGGCCTATCGCCTGCACTCGGAACCTTTATTGCCGGCGTGGTTTTAGCCGACAGCGAATACCGGCACGAACTTGAAACCACCATCGACCCGTTTAAAGGATTACTACTTGGCCTCTTTTTTATATCGGTGGGCGCCAGCATCAACTTTCAGCTTTTTGTTTCAAAACCACTAATTATCATTCAGTTTGTAGTGCTACTTATTCTGATAAAATTTATAGTGCTTTTAATTTTGGGTCGGGCATTTAAACTAAAAAAAGGATATGAATTTTTGTTTGCTTTTTTATTGGCACAATCCAGCGAGTTTAGTTTTGTATTAATCTCTTTCTCGAAACAAAATCAGTTATTCGACGAAGAAACAGCTTCGATATTACTATTAATAGTAACCTTATCAATGGCCATTTCGCCCCTGCTTCTCATCTTTAATGACAAAATGGTAAGCCCTATTCTGGCACGCTGGCAAAACAAACTGGAATACGACGAAATTGAAGAGGAAGAAAATCCGGTGATTCTGGCAGGTTTTGGACGTTTTGGTCTGGCAATTGGACGGATTTTACTGGCCAACGGTTTTAAAGTAACCATTCTCGACAGCAATCCGAGCAATGTTGAAACACTTCGGAAATACGGATTTAAATTGTACTACGGTGATGTTACCCGCCCTCAGTTACTCGAAAAAGCAGGAATTAAAAATGCCCGAATGCTGATTTTGAGCATGGCCGAACACGATAACGCTTTAAAAGTGGCCAAATATGTGCGCGAAAAATATCCTGAGGTAAAAATACTGGCACGTGCCAGGGACATTTTTCACACTTTTGAATACTACACTATTAATGTAAAATCGGTTCGCCGCGAAATGTTTGATTCAGCAAGCGAACTGGGAGAACAGGCTTTGGCCGAACTGGGGTATTCGAAATACGAAGCCTACCGGGCCACACGTACATTTAAACACCACGAAGAACAAATTACCCAGGAGTTATACAAGCACTGGCTCGAAGATTCTGGTAAATTTATTCAGGAAACACGTCGTTTCTCTGAACAGGTTTCAGATACCCTACAAGCCGAAAAGAACTACTCCATTCACGATACGGATTGTGCGTGGGATGTTGATTCAATAAAAGAAGAAGCACGGTCGGAATCGAACAAATAA
- a CDS encoding NAD(P)H-dependent oxidoreductase: MKKILILFAHPAFHKSRINKALINSIKDMEGITLNNLYEKYPDFFIDVKAEQKLLLEHDVIVWHHPFYWYSAPAIIKEWMDLVLEHGFAYGAAGKALQGKWALSVVSTGGRKEIYCATGSNQFTVNQFLAPFNRSATLCRMKYLPPFVVHGSHTLSQADLKKHSSDYHKLMLSLRDETCQEKDFSNIEYINSIIEQHA, translated from the coding sequence ATGAAAAAAATACTCATCCTATTTGCACATCCTGCTTTTCATAAATCACGAATAAATAAAGCACTGATAAATTCGATAAAAGACATGGAGGGAATTACGCTCAATAATTTATATGAGAAGTATCCCGATTTTTTTATCGATGTAAAAGCAGAACAAAAATTATTGCTCGAACACGATGTAATTGTATGGCACCACCCGTTTTACTGGTACAGTGCGCCGGCCATTATTAAAGAGTGGATGGATTTGGTTTTGGAACACGGTTTTGCTTACGGTGCTGCGGGAAAAGCTTTACAAGGGAAATGGGCACTTTCGGTGGTTTCAACGGGCGGAAGAAAAGAAATTTACTGCGCTACCGGGAGCAACCAGTTTACGGTAAATCAGTTTCTCGCACCTTTTAACAGGTCTGCAACTTTGTGTCGGATGAAATACTTACCCCCTTTTGTGGTTCATGGGTCGCACACACTTTCGCAAGCCGATTTAAAAAAACACAGCTCCGATTACCATAAGTTGATGCTTTCGCTTCGCGATGAAACCTGCCAGGAAAAAGACTTCAGTAACATAGAATACATAAACAGTATAATTGAACAGCATGCATAA